A stretch of Gossypium hirsutum isolate 1008001.06 chromosome A06, Gossypium_hirsutum_v2.1, whole genome shotgun sequence DNA encodes these proteins:
- the LOC107938108 gene encoding gibberellin-regulated protein 1 produces MAIFKAFIASLLISLLLLQLVAADQLVTSASKNKGTAPPKKIDCGGACAARCRLSSRPHLCKRACGTCCARCNCVPPGTAGNQEMCPCYASLTTHGGRRKCP; encoded by the exons ATGGCCATCTTTAAGGCTTTCATTGCTTCACTTCTCATCTCTCTTCTCCTTCTCCAACTTGTTGCTGCTGATCAACTGGTGACAAGTGCCAGCAAGAACAAGGGAACTGCTCCCCCTAAGAAAATTG aCTGCGGCGGGGCTTGTGCGGCGAGGTGCCGATTATCATCGAGGCCACACCTATGCAAGAGGGCATGCGGGACATGTTGTGCACGCTGCAACTGTGTTCCACCGGGGACAGCCGGTAACCAAGAAATGTGTCCTTGCTATGCTAGCTTGACCACCCACGGTGGCCGACGCAAGTGCCCTTGA
- the LOC107938120 gene encoding ABC transporter I family member 1-like yields MRKLTLPRTLLNDVSCMRNAQQILRHVNGSVHDGVALVLKGSNDSGKTTFLRILAGFSRPSAGQILWNGHDTSQSEIFHQYKLQLNWLSLKDAVKEKFTVLDNVQWFEVSMSSFYRLQALVA; encoded by the coding sequence ATGAGGAAGCTTACACTGCCTAGAACTCTTCTCAACGATGTGTCTTGCATGAGAAATGCACAACAAATCTTGCGGCACGTGAATGGGTCGGTTCATGATGGTGTAGCACTTGTGCTGAAAGGGAGCAATGACTCTGGCAAGACCACGTTCTTGCGTATTTTAGCGGGATTCTCACGACCTTCTGCTGGTCAGATACTTTGGAATGGCCATGACACTAGCCAGTCAGAAATCTTCCACCAATACAAGCTTCAACTGAATTGGCTTTCCCTCAAGGATGCAGTGAAAGAAAAGTTCACTGTCCTCGACAATGTTCAATGGTTTGAGGTAAGCATGAGTTCGTTTTATAGGCTCCAAGCTCTTGTGGCCTAG